From the Micromonospora sediminicola genome, one window contains:
- a CDS encoding DivIVA domain-containing protein yields MPLTPADVHNVAFKKPPIGKRGYDEEEVDAFLDEVERELARLIEENNELRAQVERGGRGGAPAGPGGDARLAAELNDVKAQLDRVQRDKAAAEQAARAMQAELEQVRTQGGPAGVTGDGEQQALRVLMMAQRTADDHVSDARREADSLLSEARSKAEEVTREARAKADALERDARQRHQEAMGGLDAKRTALQKHIEELKQFEREYRTRLKAYLESQLRDLDGRGQGLEVEMNRAEGTRAAGGSNGLATAGLAGSYGGGRAGSLESGR; encoded by the coding sequence ATGCCGCTGACCCCGGCCGACGTCCACAACGTCGCCTTCAAAAAGCCGCCGATCGGCAAGCGGGGGTATGACGAGGAGGAGGTCGACGCCTTCCTGGACGAGGTCGAGCGTGAGCTGGCCCGTCTGATCGAGGAGAACAACGAGCTGCGCGCCCAGGTGGAGCGCGGCGGTCGGGGTGGCGCGCCCGCCGGCCCCGGCGGCGACGCCCGCCTCGCGGCGGAGCTCAACGACGTCAAGGCCCAGCTCGACCGGGTGCAGCGCGACAAGGCGGCCGCCGAGCAGGCGGCCCGGGCGATGCAGGCCGAGCTGGAGCAGGTCCGCACGCAGGGCGGCCCGGCAGGGGTGACCGGGGACGGCGAGCAGCAGGCGCTGCGCGTGCTGATGATGGCCCAGCGCACCGCGGACGACCACGTCTCCGACGCCCGGCGCGAGGCCGACAGCCTGCTCTCCGAGGCCCGGTCCAAGGCCGAGGAGGTCACCCGCGAGGCGCGGGCCAAGGCCGACGCCCTGGAGCGGGACGCCCGCCAGCGGCACCAGGAGGCCATGGGCGGCCTGGACGCCAAGCGGACCGCGCTGCAGAAGCACATCGAGGAGCTCAAGCAGTTCGAGCGGGAGTACCGCACCCGTCTCAAGGCCTACCTGGAGAGCCAGCTGCGTGACCTGGACGGTCGCGGGCAGGGCCTCGAGGTCGAGATGAACCGCGCCGAGGGCACCCGTGCCGCCGGCGGCAGCAACGGTCTCGCCACGGCCGGCCTCGCCGGCTCGTACGGCGGCGGCCGCGCCGGCTCGCTCGAGTCCGGCCGCTGA
- a CDS encoding DUF167 domain-containing protein: MTIADTPLTVAVRVKPGASRARVGGRHDGPHGPALVVAVHAPAVDGRATEAVRRALADALGVRPAAVSLRSGATSRDKIFLVAHPPDGLPEVLRRLRDGSAG, encoded by the coding sequence ATGACGATCGCGGACACCCCGCTCACCGTCGCGGTGCGCGTGAAGCCCGGCGCGTCCCGGGCCCGGGTGGGCGGTCGCCACGACGGGCCGCACGGTCCCGCGCTCGTCGTCGCCGTGCACGCGCCGGCGGTCGACGGCCGGGCCACCGAGGCGGTCCGGCGGGCGCTGGCGGACGCGCTGGGCGTCCGGCCCGCCGCGGTGTCGCTGCGGTCCGGCGCGACCAGCCGGGACAAGATCTTCCTGGTGGCGCACCCGCCCGACGGGTTGCCCGAGGTGCTGCGTCGGCTGCGCGACGGCAGCGCCGGGTGA
- a CDS encoding potassium/proton antiporter, which produces MTPGLNLALLVGAAVLLVAVGAVRFSTRLGVPSLLVYLALGVLIGEAGLGIEFDDVELTRVLGFCALIVIIAEGGLSARWSTLRPVLGLASALSTVGVVVSIVVVGVVVHLLLDLDWRLALLYGAVLSSTDAAAVFATLRRLRLPPRLVATLEAESGMNDAPVVLLVLLLSRAGAEAAHPWWYEALVLGYELGAGAAVGVGAGLAGRYALRRAALPSSGLYPIAVVGFTVLAYAAGSVLHASGFLAVYVAGVLLGNSRLPHRQAILGFADGLAWLAQIGLFVLLGLLVSPSRLDAAVLPAVITGLALLLLARPLSVAVSALPFRVNLREQLFLSWAGLRGAVPIVLATIPLSLRVPGADRLFDAVFVLVVIFTLLQAGTLARAARRLGVTAPAEASEILLETAPLERMRADLLQLEVPAGSRLAGVHVDELRLPVGAAVTLVLRDGVGFVPGPDTRLKVADSLLIVATAGVRDATERRLRAVSRRGRLARWFGEYGEDRTG; this is translated from the coding sequence ATGACCCCGGGGCTGAACCTCGCGCTGCTGGTGGGCGCGGCCGTGCTGCTGGTCGCGGTGGGCGCGGTGCGCTTCTCCACCCGCCTCGGCGTGCCCAGCCTGCTGGTCTACCTGGCGCTGGGCGTGCTGATCGGCGAGGCGGGCCTGGGCATCGAATTCGACGACGTCGAGCTGACCCGGGTGCTCGGGTTCTGCGCGCTCATCGTGATCATCGCCGAGGGCGGGCTGAGCGCCCGGTGGAGCACGCTGCGCCCGGTGCTCGGCCTGGCCTCGGCGTTGTCCACGGTCGGCGTGGTGGTCAGCATCGTGGTGGTCGGCGTGGTGGTGCACCTGCTGCTGGACCTGGACTGGCGGCTGGCCCTGCTCTACGGCGCGGTGCTGTCGTCCACCGACGCGGCGGCGGTCTTCGCCACCCTGCGCCGGCTGCGCCTGCCACCGCGACTGGTGGCCACGCTGGAGGCCGAGTCCGGGATGAACGACGCCCCGGTGGTCCTGCTGGTGCTGCTGCTGTCGCGGGCCGGGGCCGAGGCGGCCCACCCCTGGTGGTACGAGGCGCTGGTGCTCGGCTACGAGCTGGGGGCGGGCGCGGCGGTCGGGGTGGGCGCCGGCCTGGCCGGGCGGTACGCGTTGCGGCGCGCCGCGCTGCCCTCGTCCGGGCTCTACCCGATCGCGGTGGTCGGCTTCACGGTGCTGGCGTACGCGGCCGGCTCGGTGCTGCACGCCTCCGGCTTCCTGGCCGTCTACGTGGCCGGGGTGCTGCTCGGCAACTCCCGGCTGCCGCACCGGCAGGCGATCCTCGGCTTCGCCGACGGGCTGGCCTGGCTGGCCCAGATCGGCCTGTTCGTGCTGCTCGGTCTGCTGGTGTCGCCGAGCCGGCTGGACGCCGCGGTGCTGCCGGCGGTGATCACCGGGCTGGCCCTGCTGCTGCTCGCCCGGCCGCTGTCGGTGGCGGTGTCCGCGCTGCCGTTCCGGGTGAACCTGCGCGAGCAGCTCTTCCTGTCCTGGGCCGGCCTGCGCGGGGCGGTGCCGATCGTGCTGGCCACCATCCCGCTCTCGCTGCGGGTGCCCGGCGCGGACCGGCTCTTCGACGCGGTGTTCGTGCTGGTGGTGATCTTCACGCTGCTCCAGGCCGGGACGCTGGCCCGGGCGGCCCGCCGGTTGGGCGTGACCGCGCCCGCGGAGGCGAGCGAGATCCTGCTGGAGACCGCGCCGCTGGAGCGGATGCGGGCCGACCTGCTCCAGCTGGAGGTGCCGGCCGGCTCCCGGCTGGCCGGGGTGCACGTGGACGAGCTGCGGCTGCCGGTGGGCGCCGCGGTCACGCTGGTGCTGCGGGACGGGGTCGGCTTCGTGCCCGGTCCGGACACCCGGCTGAAGGTGGCGGACAGCCTGCTCATCGTCGCCACCGCCGGGGTGCGGGACGCCACCGAGCGGCGGTTGCGGGCGGTCAGTCGACGGGGCCGGTTGGCCCGCTGGTTTGGCGAGTACGGGGAGGACCGGACCGGCTGA
- a CDS encoding TraR/DksA family transcriptional regulator, with product MAKPAETRTAGRKPVAKATRSAAETEKIRAALAARRDELNTEYDQTLSEITELQRDRLTDSAGDDQADTGTKTFEREQEISLANSIKERITQVERALERLDEGGYGWCERCGNPIPVERLAAFPSATLCVSCKQLEERR from the coding sequence ATGGCGAAGCCAGCCGAGACCAGGACCGCCGGCCGCAAGCCGGTGGCGAAGGCCACCCGCAGCGCGGCGGAGACCGAGAAGATCCGGGCCGCCCTGGCGGCACGGCGGGACGAGCTCAACACCGAGTACGATCAGACGCTGAGCGAGATCACCGAGCTGCAGCGCGACCGGCTGACCGACTCGGCCGGGGACGACCAGGCCGACACCGGCACCAAGACGTTCGAGCGCGAGCAGGAGATCTCACTCGCCAACAGCATCAAGGAGCGGATCACGCAGGTCGAGCGCGCGCTGGAGCGGCTCGACGAGGGTGGCTACGGCTGGTGCGAGCGGTGCGGCAACCCGATCCCGGTGGAGCGGCTCGCCGCGTTCCCGTCGGCCACCCTCTGCGTGAGCTG